CGAACCGCGCGGACGCGCTCACCGCCCTGGGGTACTTCGACCTCGCGGTCGCCGAGCGGGAGGCCGTCGTGCGCGTCTGGCGCGACCTCGGCATGCCTCCGGTCAGGATCGCCGTCGCGCTCGACAACTGGGCGCTCGCCCTGCAGAGCGCGGGGGAGCTGGAGCGCGCGCTGGCGCCGCTCGTCGAGGCCGCGGGCATCTTCCCGCACGACGAGCTGGCGCACCGGAGCACCAACGCGATGGCCCGGCAGCAGGTGCTGAGCCAGCTCGGCCGGACCGACGAGGCGGCGGCCGCATTCGTCGAGGCGTTCGACCTGGCCCGTGAGGCCGCGCGGGCGGAGCTCGAACCGGCGCACTTCCGCGCGGGACTGCGGCAGGCGCTCCACACCTGCCCGCAGCCGCACCCGGACAGCGTGGCGTGGTTCGTCGCGGCCCTGGGCGCCCGCGCCGAGGAGCGCAGGCAGGACGCCGAGGCCGCGTTCTCGCGGGCCGCTGCGATCGCGCAGGACGTCGGTGACAGCCTCATGTTCCTGCGCTGCGCCGCGAACGTCGCGGCGATGTACGCCGACTTCGGCGAAGCCGGGGCCGCCACGGCCCTGTGCCGCCAGGTCCGCGGTGACGCCCTCAGCCGCGGGCTCGCGGCACCGGCGGCCATGGTCACCGGGACGATGGCGGTGCTGCGTTCGGGTGCCTCGGAGGGCGACATCGCGCCCGTGCGGCTGTTCGCGGAGTCGGAGCGGCTCGACCAGGTGAACCGCGCGGTGATGGACGAGGTCGGCGTCCCGCCCGACCACTTCGAGCGGCACGCCGCCCACTCCGTCGGCAAGCTCGAGATGGCCATCGCCTCGATCGCCCACGACGCGGGAGCGGACCGCCTGGCCGAGACGTACCTCCGCGCCGCGCTCGCGGCGCTCGACGGTCTCGACGCGCCCTTCGAGCGGCTCAATCGCACGGCCGGTCTGCTCGACGTCATCCGGGGCGACGTCTCCCGCCGCTCGGAGGCGGAGGCCGTGGCGGCCGATCTTCTGCGGCTGCTCTCCGCCTCCGGTCTGCCCGACCAGGGTCGGCTGGTCGGTCACCGGGCTCTCGCTGCGTTCCTCGGTCCGGGTGACGCCGCCTCGCTCCCGCACCTGCGGGCCGCCGCCGACGCGCACGAGAGGTTGCGGCGCGGGCAGCAGGACCCGGACCGGCGCGAGGGACTGGAGCGGTCGCACCAGGTCATCCCCGCGCTCGTCTCGGCGCTCGTGGCCCAGGACGCTCCCGCCGACCAGATCCTCACCGCGCTCCAGCGCGGTCGCGCGCGTCGGCTGCTGGACGTGCTCGGCGAGCGCTCGGGCGGGTCCGCCGAGCCGCCGGACGCCGAGACCGTTCGCCGCCTCGTCGCCCGACTGGGTGCGGACCAGGCGCTCGTCGAGATCACGGCCGTGCACGACGGCCTGCTCGCGCTCGTCGTCACCGCCGACGCGGTCCACCCGGTGCACGTGACCGGCAGCCTCGACGCGCTAGCCGTCGCGCAGTGGGGCGACGCCGAGGTGCGCGCTGCCGACGTGGCCGGCGTCGTCCGCGGCTCGCCGCTCCTGGCGGACCTCGTGGCCGGTGTCGAGACCGTCCTGCCTCGGGGCGCCGGCGTGCTGGTCGTGACCGACAACGCCATGGCGAACCTTCCGCTCCACCTCGTCCCGGTGGACGGGAGCACGTGGGGCCGTCGTCGCTCGTACGGCCGGGTCGCCGCCGCGGGTGTGCTGGCGCACTCGCCGGCACCGCGCGTGTGGCAGGGCGTCTCCCTCGTTGCCGGCGACTCCCGGGGCGACCTGCCCGGCGCCGCGGCGGAGTGCGCCGAGATCGCCGCCCTGCTCGGCACCGAGCCGGTGGTCGGCCCCGCGTGCTCGCTCGACCGGCTCAGCCGACGACTGCAGCGGGACCTCGACGTCGTGCACCTGGCCGTCCACGGACGCGCCGACGTGCGCCGCGGCGGCCGGGGCAGCCTCTTGCTCGCCGACGGCGACGAGCATGTCGCCTGGACGCCTTTCGACGAGCTGGCGCGCCTGCCGTGGCGAGCGCAGGTGATCGTCCTGTCCGGGTGCAGCACGGCGGTCGGCGGGCCGCGCGACGGCGTCGGTCTCTACGGCGTCGCGCAGGCCGCCGCAGAGGCGGGAGCGACGACGGTGCTGGCGAGCCTCTGGCCGGTCGCCGACGACGCCGCGTCCGCCGTGATGACGGCGCTCCACCGTGAGCTGGCCGGGCGCAGGGCGGCAGGCGACGCCTCGGTCGACCTGCGAGACCTCCTGCGCACGGCCGTCGTCGCGGTGTCCGGCACGTCGACCGCGGACCACGCCCCGGTGCGCGGGGGCCGGGAGTTCGGCGCGCCGGCCGGCGTCGCCGCACCACCGGTCCCGCACGTTCCCGACACGCTGCGCGACGCGCTGCGGTGGGACGGGTTCGTCGTGCTCGGTGACCCTGTCGTCCATCTCCAGCGTGCGCACGTCTGAGGCGCCGCCGCCCGGGACGGCGCCCCTGCTGCGTCCGGGCGTGTCCCGCGCGTGCGTGGACGACCGAGGGCCGCCCCGGTTACCCGGTGACGGCCCTCTGACGTGCTGTGATGCTGGTGGGCGATACTGGGATCGAACCAGTGACCTCTTCCGTGTCAGGGAAGCGCGCTACCGCTGCGCCAATCGCCCGTGGGGGACATGCTGCGAGGTGGAGATGGGATTCGAACCCACGTATACGGCTTTGCAGGCCGCTGCCTCGCCTCTCGGCCACTCCACCCTGAGACCGCAGTCCTCAGCGACTGAGGAACAGTCGATCAGGAGTGTCTGCCTCCGAGCGGACGACGGGATTCGAACCCGCGACCCTCACCTTGGCAAGGTGATGCTCTACCACTGAGCCACGTCCGCACTGCACGTCCCCCGGTTCTCACCGGCGTTCCGTGTGCGTCCCAGACTCTAACCGAGTCTTCCGGCAAGAGTCCAACTGGCTCCCCGAGGCCGATGATCACGCGGATCTGCGAGGTCGGACGGGTGCGTCGCTACCGTGTGCGGGTGCACGAGCAGCCCTCCGTGAGCCCTGGGACCGCGTGGTTCGGCGACGTCGAGGCGTCGGGTGTCGTGGAGTGCGTCGACGTGCGTGACCAGCCCGGACGCCTGCGCGAGCCCGGCTGGTGGGCGGTCGTGGGCGAGTTCGAGGGCCCGGTGCGCGCGTGGCGGTTCGCGGAGGTGGCTCGCCGTCGTCCGCGGGGTGACGCGTCGGCGTGGCGTGGGCCACAGGCGTCCGACTGGGTGTCGTCGACGGGGGAGGACGCGTACCGCGCGGCGGTGGAGCGGGTCCGTGCGGCGGTGGCGGAGGGGGAGGTCTACCAGGCGAACCTCTGCCGGGTGCTGTCGGCGCCGCTGCCGGCCGACGGCGACGGTCACGAGCCGGACGCGCGTGCGCTGGCCGCCGTCCTGGCCGCGGGCAACCCGGCGCCCTTCGCGGGCGGCGTGCACGTGCCGCACGGCGGCGTCGTCGATCCCGTGTGGGTCGTCAGCGCCTCGCCCGAGCTGTTCCTCCGCGTCGAGGGCGGGGTCGTGACGTCCGCCCCCATCAAGGGGACCGCGGTGACGGTCGACGGCCTCACCGCGAAGGACCGCGCCGAGAACGTCATGATCACGGACCTGGTGCGCAACGACCTGCAGCGCGTGTGCCTGCCCGGCACGGTCGAGGTGACGACGCTGCTGGGCGAGGAGCAGCACCCCGGCCTGGTGCACCTCGTCTCGACGGTCCAGGGCACGCTCGACCCGGTCGTCGCCGGCGCGCCCGACCTGTGGGCGCGCGTGCTCGACGCGACCTACCCGCCGGGCTCCGTGTCGGGCGCGCCGAAGCTCGCGGCGCTCGACCTCATCGCCGCGCTCGAGACGGCACCGCGCGGCCCGTACTGCGGCGCGGTCGGCTGGGTGGAGGTCGCGCAGGACGGGTCGGTGCGGGCCGAGCTCGCGGTCGGCATCCGGACCTTCTGGTGGCGTGACGGCGCGCTCCGGTTCGGCACGGGCGCCGGGATCACGTGGGGGAGCGACCCCGACGCGGAGTGGGCGGAGACGGCGCTCAAGGCCGAGCGGCTCGTGGGGCTCGCGTCCGCGCCGGCTGCGCGCCCGTGACGTGTCCGGGTGGGAGACTGGCGCGATGAGTGTCGTGATCTGGTCCGACGGCGCGCTGCGCGAGCCCACCGACCCGCTCGTCACCGGCGTCGACCACGGCCTGACGGTCGGCGACGGCGTCTTCGAGACGTGCGCCGTGTACGAGGGTCAGGCGTTCGCGCTGACCCGGCACCTGCGCAGGCTGCGCCGTTCCGCGCTCGGCCTGGGTCTGGGCGAGCCGGACCTGGACGAGGTCCGGACGGCGGTCGAGAAGGTGCTTGCGGCCGCGGGCGACGCGGGCCGGCTGCGCATCACGCTGACCGGCGGCCCCGGCCCGCTCGGCTCGCACCGCTTCGAGCCGGAGGCGCAGCGGCAGACGCTCGTCGTGCTCGCCGGTCCGGCCGCGCGGGCGCAGGACTCCCGCGTCGTGCGCGTCCCGTGGGTCCGCAACGAGCGGTCGGCGGTCGCGGGGCTCAAGACGACGTCGTACGCGGAGAACGTCGTCGCGCTGGCCGAGGCTTACCGGCAGGGTGCCGACGAGGCGGTCCTCGCGAACACCGTCGGCGAGCTCTGCGAGGGCACCGGGTCGAACGTGTTCGTCGAGCGCGGCGGCGAGCTCGTGACGCCGCCGCTGTCGAGCGGCTGCCTCGCGGGCATCACGCGCGAGCTGCTCCTGGAGTGGGGGGCGGCCGACGGCCTGCCCGTCCGCGAGGCGGAGCCGGGCGAGCTGTCCTACGACGTGCTGGACGAGGTCGTCGCGGGGGAGTCGCACCTGCTGCTGAGCGGGTCGATCCGCAACGTCGCGCCCACCGTGCGGGTCGACGCCACCGACGTCGTGGCCGGGCCGCTGTCGCTCGCCGCGCAGCGGCTGTTCCAGGAGCACGTGGGGCACGACCTGGACCCGTGACGCTCCGTGCGGGGGTCCCGGGACGCCGGCGCGTCCCGGGCGCGGCCGTCGACGCACGCGACGCGCGCCGACCCCGGACACACGACGACCGGCCCCGCCCGTGGAGGCGGAACCGGCCGGTGGGTGCTGCGATCAGGCCGTGAGCAGCGCGGCGATCAGGGCCGTGATCTCGCTCTCCATGCGGGCGCTCTCGGCTCCCAGCGGGACGAGCGCCTCGGTCTCGGCGAGGAAACGCGTGATCGGCTCGGTCGGCGCGGCGAGCAGCGCGCTGCCCTCGACGCCGTTGAGCGACACGAGCGTGTAGTCCGGGTCTTCGTCGCGCCACACCTGCACGTCACCGGTCCCGGCAGGCGCGTCGGCGGAGGCGAGCATCCCTAGGGACAGCAGCTCGCGGCCGAGGAGCCACGTCGACATGGTGTGAGGTCCCGTGAAGACCGCGCGCACCGTGTACGGGTCCGACGTGCGGAAGGAGAGCTCGGCGCTGACCGGGATCACGCTCGCGTCGGAGCCGATCAGCTGCATGGCGACGACCTCGACGACGTCGTACGACGACTGCGTCATCGGGTCCTCCTGTCTCGTGTCTCGCTAGGGCTGGAGGTCCCATCATGGCAGGACGCATGCCCGATTGGACCGGTCCTCCGCGCGAGTTCACCCGGAGGGACCTGTGCCATCACCCTCGACGGCGAGACCGGCCGGTCGACCCTCCCGCGTCGATAACGGTATCGGGCGCGGGGCCGTCGGCGGTACCGGTCCCGGTTCGGAATCTGGCCGCAGGTTGGGTAGCATCCTCTTCGACGTCGCCCCCGGGTGGCCGTCGCGGGCGATTGGCTCAGTGGTAGAGCGCCTCGTTCACACCGAGGAGGTCACTGGTTCGAACCCAGTATCGCCCACCATCGAAGGCCCTGACCGGCGAACCTGCCGGTCAGGGCCTTCGTCGTGCAAGGACGCCGCCCGGCGTGCCCGTCCTCGCCGCGGGCCCGTGAGGTTCACCCGTTCGGCCCACCCGCCGGGGGGTCGCGCGGACCGTGGCGGGGCGCCGGCCCCGGTCCCTGCCCTGGGGAATCACGGCCGGTCGCGTCGCCGCTCGCCGGTAGCATCGAGGGGCCCGCCGCCCGGCCGGCACCCACCCAAGGAGGCAGCACCCGTGCCCGAGCTCATCCACCTCACCGTCGACGGCACCGCCACGACCGCCGAGCCGGGGACCACGGGCACGCAGCTCTTCGCCGACCGCCGCGACGTCCTCGTCGCCCGGGTCGACGGCGAACTCCGCGACCTGCACCTCCCGGTGCCCGACGGCGCGGTCGTCGAGGGCGTCACCGCGGCCGACCCCGAGGGCCTCGCGGTCCTGCGGCACTCGGCGGCGCACGTCCTCGCGCAGGCGGTCCAGGAGATCAACCCGAAGGCGAAGCTCGGCATCGGCCCGCCCGTGACCGACGGCTTCTACTACGACTTCGACGTCGACACCCCGTTCACCCCCGAGGACCTGCGCGCGATCGAGAAGGTCATGGGGCGCATCGTCAAGGAGGGCCAGACCTTCCGCCGGTGGGACGTCACGGAGGCTCAGGCGCGCGAGGAGCTGAAGGACGAGCCGTACAAGCTCGAGCTCATCGGCCTCAAGGGCGACCCGGCCGCGGCCGACGGCGCGTCGGTCGAGGTCGGCCTCGGCGGCCTGAGCATCTACCAGAACGTGCGCGGCGCCGGCCGCGAGAGCGAGCAGGTCGTCTGGCAGGACCTCTGCCGCGGCCCGCACGTGCCGTCGACGCGCGCGCTCGGCAACGGCTTCCAGCTCACCCGGTCCGCGGCCGCGTACTGGCGCGGCAGCGAGAAGAACCCGCAGCTGCAGCGCGTGTACGGCACCGCGTGGCCGACCAAGGACGAGCTCAAGGCGTACCTGGACCGTGTCGCCGAGGCGGAGCGCCGCGACCACCGCCGGCTCGGCAACGAGCTCGACCTGTTCTCCTTCCCGGACGAGATCGGGTCGGGCCTCGCGGTGTTCCACCCCAAGGGTGGGCTCATCCGCATGGAGATGGAGGCGTACTCGCGCAAGCGGCACGTCGAGTCGGGGTACTCCTTCGTCAACACCCCGCACATCACCAAGGAGCGGCTGTTCCAGCTCTCCGGGCACCTCGACTGGTACTCCGACGGCATGTACCCCCCGATGCACCTCGACGAGGAGCTCGACGACGAGGGCAACGTCAAGCGGCAGGGGCAGAACTACTACCTCAAGCCGATG
The sequence above is a segment of the Cellulomonas fimi genome. Coding sequences within it:
- a CDS encoding SsgA family sporulation/cell division regulator; the encoded protein is MTQSSYDVVEVVAMQLIGSDASVIPVSAELSFRTSDPYTVRAVFTGPHTMSTWLLGRELLSLGMLASADAPAGTGDVQVWRDEDPDYTLVSLNGVEGSALLAAPTEPITRFLAETEALVPLGAESARMESEITALIAALLTA
- a CDS encoding CHAT domain-containing protein yields the protein MDEYQGPALGDLPVSRLAMRCVLPSFPILAWGDGHELPGEEADGSDPAPERVAAVVALPGVEPDLLARFRDAVIAGEPGARRAWTAVTASVRSILPDVDADLRSSLQSRSYGDAARDAPVVVALATMVGDHETVVTARVVAARAAFAMRDLDSTIAHYELALGVEDASRSVRCAVHDNLALALTQRGGDDDLDRAVEHFTLALALADTPADRTAVRSNRADALTALGYFDLAVAEREAVVRVWRDLGMPPVRIAVALDNWALALQSAGELERALAPLVEAAGIFPHDELAHRSTNAMARQQVLSQLGRTDEAAAAFVEAFDLAREAARAELEPAHFRAGLRQALHTCPQPHPDSVAWFVAALGARAEERRQDAEAAFSRAAAIAQDVGDSLMFLRCAANVAAMYADFGEAGAATALCRQVRGDALSRGLAAPAAMVTGTMAVLRSGASEGDIAPVRLFAESERLDQVNRAVMDEVGVPPDHFERHAAHSVGKLEMAIASIAHDAGADRLAETYLRAALAALDGLDAPFERLNRTAGLLDVIRGDVSRRSEAEAVAADLLRLLSASGLPDQGRLVGHRALAAFLGPGDAASLPHLRAAADAHERLRRGQQDPDRREGLERSHQVIPALVSALVAQDAPADQILTALQRGRARRLLDVLGERSGGSAEPPDAETVRRLVARLGADQALVEITAVHDGLLALVVTADAVHPVHVTGSLDALAVAQWGDAEVRAADVAGVVRGSPLLADLVAGVETVLPRGAGVLVVTDNAMANLPLHLVPVDGSTWGRRRSYGRVAAAGVLAHSPAPRVWQGVSLVAGDSRGDLPGAAAECAEIAALLGTEPVVGPACSLDRLSRRLQRDLDVVHLAVHGRADVRRGGRGSLLLADGDEHVAWTPFDELARLPWRAQVIVLSGCSTAVGGPRDGVGLYGVAQAAAEAGATTVLASLWPVADDAASAVMTALHRELAGRRAAGDASVDLRDLLRTAVVAVSGTSTADHAPVRGGREFGAPAGVAAPPVPHVPDTLRDALRWDGFVVLGDPVVHLQRAHV
- a CDS encoding chorismate-binding protein → MHEQPSVSPGTAWFGDVEASGVVECVDVRDQPGRLREPGWWAVVGEFEGPVRAWRFAEVARRRPRGDASAWRGPQASDWVSSTGEDAYRAAVERVRAAVAEGEVYQANLCRVLSAPLPADGDGHEPDARALAAVLAAGNPAPFAGGVHVPHGGVVDPVWVVSASPELFLRVEGGVVTSAPIKGTAVTVDGLTAKDRAENVMITDLVRNDLQRVCLPGTVEVTTLLGEEQHPGLVHLVSTVQGTLDPVVAGAPDLWARVLDATYPPGSVSGAPKLAALDLIAALETAPRGPYCGAVGWVEVAQDGSVRAELAVGIRTFWWRDGALRFGTGAGITWGSDPDAEWAETALKAERLVGLASAPAARP
- a CDS encoding aminotransferase class IV, with the translated sequence MSVVIWSDGALREPTDPLVTGVDHGLTVGDGVFETCAVYEGQAFALTRHLRRLRRSALGLGLGEPDLDEVRTAVEKVLAAAGDAGRLRITLTGGPGPLGSHRFEPEAQRQTLVVLAGPAARAQDSRVVRVPWVRNERSAVAGLKTTSYAENVVALAEAYRQGADEAVLANTVGELCEGTGSNVFVERGGELVTPPLSSGCLAGITRELLLEWGAADGLPVREAEPGELSYDVLDEVVAGESHLLLSGSIRNVAPTVRVDATDVVAGPLSLAAQRLFQEHVGHDLDP
- the thrS gene encoding threonine--tRNA ligase is translated as MPELIHLTVDGTATTAEPGTTGTQLFADRRDVLVARVDGELRDLHLPVPDGAVVEGVTAADPEGLAVLRHSAAHVLAQAVQEINPKAKLGIGPPVTDGFYYDFDVDTPFTPEDLRAIEKVMGRIVKEGQTFRRWDVTEAQAREELKDEPYKLELIGLKGDPAAADGASVEVGLGGLSIYQNVRGAGRESEQVVWQDLCRGPHVPSTRALGNGFQLTRSAAAYWRGSEKNPQLQRVYGTAWPTKDELKAYLDRVAEAERRDHRRLGNELDLFSFPDEIGSGLAVFHPKGGLIRMEMEAYSRKRHVESGYSFVNTPHITKERLFQLSGHLDWYSDGMYPPMHLDEELDDEGNVKRQGQNYYLKPMNCPMHNLVYRSRGRSYRELPLRLFEFGTVYRYEKSGVIHGMTRARGFTQDDAHIYCTKEQMKDELTSLLTFVLDLLKDYGLDDFYLELSTKNPDKFVGSDDVWEEATETLRQVAEASGLDLVPDPGGAAFYGPKISVQAKDAIGRTWQMSTIQLDFNLPELFELEYTAPDGSRQRPVMIHRALFGSIERFFAVLTEHYAGAFPAWLAPVQVLAVPVAEPFEPYLEDVVAQLRAQGIRAELDRSDDRFGKKIRNASTQKIPFVLIAGGEDADAGAVSFRYRDGRQDNGVPVAEAVERIVTAVRERAQV